One Glycine soja cultivar W05 chromosome 2, ASM419377v2, whole genome shotgun sequence genomic region harbors:
- the LOC114402208 gene encoding disease resistance protein RPP5-like: MTNEPNNKYDVFLCLVGPDTRYTFAGNLYNALRRNRINTFFTEDNHHDELLLMNGDQISPFALRAIKESNLLIVVLSPNYASSPRNLDEFVAIVRCIKRKKQLLLPVFYKVERGEIMDAIFSGPDQQALCVFEERFGDYKERVNEWKDALLEVYGWTAMEYQNGSGYEYEFIREIVDIAKRRQRRRYDVFLSFRGRDTRHSFTGFLYKAFCREGFYVFMDDEGLEGGNQISPTIMGAIERSRLSIVVFSENYGYSTWCLDELSKIIECVKTRNQMVWPIFYNVEKSDVCNQTKSYGDAMTAQEKRFGKDSGKVHKWRSALSEIANLEGEHLRENQYQYEFIERIVEKAINIPSPCSNDSYEEESRVSKCTHWEIGSCVVS, translated from the exons ATGACGAATGAACCCAACAACAAGTACGATGTTTTTCTGTGTTTAGTTGGCCCAGATACCCGCTACACCTTCGCTGGTAATCTCTATAATGCTTTGCGCCGCAACAGAATCAATACCTTTTTCACAGAAGATAATCATCATGATGAGCTACTACTCATGAATGGCGACCAAATTTCACCCTTTGCTCTAAGAGCAATTAAAGAATCAAACTTGTTAATTGTTGTTCTCTCTCCAAACTACGCATCATCCCCAAGGAATCTTGATGAATTTGTGGCCATCGTTCGGTGTATAAAGAGGAAGAAGCAACTGCTGCTTCCCGTCTTTTACAAAGTGGAACGAGGGGAAATAATGGATGCAATATTTAGTGGACCTGATCAACAAGCGCTCTGTGTATTCGAAGAAAGATTTGGAGATTACAAAGAGAGGGTGAATGAATGGAAGGACGCCTTGCTAGAAGTCTACGGTTGGACTGCTATGGAATACCAAAATGG GTCCGGATACGAATATGAATTCATCCGAGAGATTGTTGATATAGCCAAGAGGCGCCAGCGCCGCCGATATGATGTTTTTCTGAGTTTTAGGGGAAGAGATACCCGCCACTCTTTCACAGGTTTTCTCTATAAAGCCTTTTGCCGGGAGGGATTCTACGTCTTCATGGATGATGAGGGATTGGAGGGTGGGAATCAAATTTCACCTACGATTATGGGAGCAATTGAAAGATCAAGGCTTTCAATTGTAGTGTTCTCTGAAAACTATGGGTATTCCACGTGGTGTCTTGATGAACTTTCCAAGATCATTGAGTGCGTGAAAACCAGGAATCAAATGGTTTGGCCAATATTTTACAATGTGGAAAAGTCCGATGTATGCAATCAAACAAAAAGTTATGGTGATGCCATGACTGCCCAGGAGAAAAGATTTGGAAAGGACTCTGGGAAGGTGCATAAATGGAGGTCTGCTTTGTCTGAAATCGCCAACTTGGAAGGAGAGCATCTCAGGGAAAATCA GTACCAATATGAATTTATCGAAAGGATTGTGGAAAAGGCCATTAATATACCAAGTCCTTGCTCCAATGACAGCTACGAGGAAGAGTCAAGAGTGTCAAAATGCACGCATTGGGAGATTGGGAGCTGTGTAGTCAGCTGA
- the LOC114402219 gene encoding uncharacterized protein LOC114402219 isoform X1, which produces MANKGGGSGIGSEEAKGPFDVFLCFNEAETRHSFTGTLYHALQSARFKTYMENGKLRRGDKIATAILTAMEASRISIVVFSPYFASSTCCLDQLVHIHRCMNTKNQLILPIFYDVDQSDVRDQLNTFGQAMLQHQHRFGKSSDKVLQWSSVLSHVANLTAFCFSSTGDQYEYQFVEEIVDWVTKTVPRNDVFLSFCGRDTRYSFTGFLYNALSRSGFKTYMNDDGDQISQSTIGKSRLSIIVFSKNYAHSSSCLDELLAILECMKMKNQLVWPIFYKVEPRDIRRQRNSYGEAMTEHENMLGKDSEKVQKWRSALFEAANLKGWTFETGYNTYSVFCCVPITIFFMYVVNKKKALRFCRYEYEVIEEIVERAIKI; this is translated from the exons ATGGCAAATAAGGGTGGCGGCAGTGGCATCGGCAGCGAGGAGGCCAAGGGGCCCTTCGATGTCTTCTTGTGTTTCAATGAGGCAGAGACACGCCACAGCTTCACAGGTACTCTCTATCACGCTTTACAGAGCGCCAGATTCAAGACTTACATGGAGAATGGCAAGTTGAGACGTGGCGACAAAATCGCAACCGCTATTCTCACTGCAATGGAAGCATCAAGGATTTCAATCGTCGTTTTCTCACCATACTTTGCCTCCTCCACCTGCTGCCTTGATCAACTTGTCCACATCCATCGCTGTATGAATACCAAAAACCAACTCATTTTGCCAATCTTTTACGACGTCGACCAGTCCGATGTAAGAGATCAGCTAAATACATTTGGCCAAGCCATGCTTCAACACCAACATCGTTTCGGAAAGAGCTCCGACAAAGTGCTCCAGTGGAGCTCAGTTTTGTCTCATGTCGCCAACTTGACCGCCTTCTGTTTCTCCAGTACTGG GGACCAATATGAATATCAATTTGTGGAAGAGATCGTGGATTGGGTCACCAAGACCGTTCCCCGCAATGATGTTTTTCTGAGTTTCTGTGGAAGAGATACTCGGTACTCCTTTACAGGTTTTCTCTACAATGCCTTGAGCCGGAGTGGTTTCAAAACCTACATGAATGATGATGGGGACCAGATTTCACAATCCACTATTGGAAAATCAAGGCTTTCAATCAttgtattttctaaaaattatgcACATTCCTCGTCGTGTCTTGATGAGCTTTTGGCAATCCTTGAATGCATGAAGATGAAAAACCAACTGGTTTGGCCCATATTTTACAAAGTGGAGCCCAGGGATATAAGGCGTCAAAGAAATAGTTATGGTGAAGCCATGACTGAACATGAAAATATGTTGGGTAAGGACTCTGAGAAGGTACAGAAATGGAGATCAGCTTTGTTTGAAGCCGCAAACTTGAAAGGATGGACCTTTGAAACCGGGTACAACACATACTCTGTATTTTGTTGTGTGccaattactattttttttatgtatgtagtaaacaaaaaaaaagcattgcGCTTTTGTAGGTATGAATATGAAGTTATTGAAGAAATTGTGGAAAGggccattaaaatttaa
- the LOC114402197 gene encoding DEAD-box ATP-dependent RNA helicase 32-like → MRRPKSREFRKQQRVSEEEEINLLNSWIQFQPPDSGSNPMSLPPLPKNSPVGRLDDDDTYSRYAGASRFEQFPLSKKTKDALRESKFVVMTDIQRASLPHALCGRDILGAAKTGSGKTLAFIIPVLEKLHRERWGPEDGVGSIIISPTRELAAQLFDVLKVVGKHHNFSAGLLIGGRKDVDMEKERVNELNILICTPGRLLQHMDETPNFDCSQMQVLVLDEADRILDSGFKKELNAIISQLPKRRQTLLFSATQTKSIQDLARLSLKDPEYLSVHEESVTSTPTLLKQIVMIVPLEQKLDMLWSFIKTHLQSKTLVFLSSCKQVKFVFEAFKKLHPGIPLKCLHGRMKQERRMAIYSEFCEKRSVLFSTDVAARGLDFNKAVDWVVQVDCPENVASYIHRVGRTARYKSDGKSVLFLLPSEIQMLEKLKAAKVPVHFNKPRKELLQPVSSLLASLLVKYPDMQHRAQRAFITYLRSIHIQKDKDIFDVMKLPIDEYSASLGLPMTPKIRFLNQKIKSKDVSTKSILVEPEDSDKETIFEVSRKKLDTVAFKDEETENDLLQLADTANEGEVKSSEIEEIIPATRVLKKKKLKINVHRPLGTRVVFDDEGHTLPPLARIADTQSGKEMLLDPEQKAEYYRRMRDDLKKADKEDKLIERQRLREKRIKQKMKWKAGNAEEDDQDDISGSEGDETVDRLHKKSKVYFDSDSDEGERNEVTGNARTSTGGVTLEEQEALALKLLNSMHS, encoded by the exons ATGAGAAGACCGAAATCGAGGGAGTTTCGGAAGCAACAGCGAGTTTCAGAGGAGGAAGAGATAAACCTCTTGAATTCATGGATCCAGTTCCAGCCACCGGATTCCGGTTCGAACCCAATGTCGCTTCCGCCTCTCCCCAAAAACTCCCCCGTTGGCCGCCTCGACGACGACGACACCTACTCGCGCTACGCCGGCGCGTCGAGGTTCGAGCAATTCCCGCTTTCCAAGAAAACAAAGGACGCCCTGCGAGAATCCAAGTTCGTGGTCATGACCGACATCCAGAGAGCGTCTCTCCCCCACGCGCTCTGTGGCCGCGACATCCTCGGCGCCGCCAAAACTGGCTCCGGTAAAACCCTCGCTTTCATTATCCCT GTGTTGGAGAAGTTGCATAGAGAGAGATGGGGACCTGAAGATGGGGTTGGCAGCATCATCATATCTCCTACGAGAGAATTGGCTGCTCAGCTGTTTGATGTGTTGAAGGTTGTTGGCAAACACCATAATTTTAGTGCTGGCCTTCTCATTGGTGGTCGAAAAGACGTTGACATGGAGAAAGAACGTGTAAATGAGCTCAACATATTGATTTGCACGCCAGGTAGACTGCTGCAACACATGGATGAAACTCCCAACTTTGATTGTTCACAGATGCAG GTTTTGGTACTAGATGAAGCTGATCGGATTCTAGACAGTGGGTTCAAGAAGGAACTAAATGCAATCATTTCCCAACTACCAAAGCGTAGACAAACCTTGCTTTTCTCTGCAACTCAAACAAAGTCAATTCAAGATCTCGCAAGACTAAGTTTGAAGGATCCAGAGTATCTGAGTGTGCACGAAGAATCTGTGACTTCCACTCCTACTCTGTTGAAGCAAATCGTGATGATTGTTCCCCTGGAACAGAAGTTAGATATGTTGTGGAGTTTCATAAAGACACATCTACAGTCCAAAACACTTGTCTTTCTTTCAAGCTGTAAACAG GTAAAATTTGTCTTTGAAGCATTTAAGAAATTGCACCCTGGCATACCATTGAAGTGCCTTCATGGGAGGATGAAACAGGAAAGAAGAATGGCAATATATTCTGAGTTTTGTGAGAAGCGCTCAGTTCTCTTTTCAACTGATGTGGCTGCAAGAGGCCTTGATTTTAATAAGGCAGTTGACTGGGTTGTTCAG GTGGATTGTCCTGAAAATGTAGCTTCTTACATACATAGAGTTGGTCGCACTGCTCGATATAAATCTGATGGAAAGTCAGTTTTATTTCTGTTGccttcagaaattcaaatgcttgaAAAGTTAAAAGCCGCAAAGGTTCCAGTGCATTTTAATAAG CCAAGGAAAGAACTACTGCAACCAGTTTCTAGCTTGTTGGCATCTTTATTGGTCAAATACCCAGACATGCAGCATCGGGCTCAAAGGGCATTCATCACATATTTGAGATCCATCCATATCCAAAAGGATAAAGACATATTTGATGTTATGAAACTACCTATTGACGAGTATTCAGCATCATTAGGTTTACCAATGACCCCCAAAATCCGTTTTCTAAATcagaaaattaaatctaaagatgtgtcaacaaaatcaattttagttgAACCAGAGGATTCAGACAAGGAAACTATCTTTGAGGTTTCAAGGAAGAAGCTAGACACAGTTGCTTTCAAGGATGAGGAAACCGAAAATGATCTTCTTCAGTTAGCTGATACTGCAAATGAAGGCGAAGTGAAGTCATCTGAAATTGAAGAAATAAT ACCAGCAACTCGTgtattgaagaaaaagaaactcaAGATTAATGTACACAGGCCACTTGGGACTAGGGTTGTATTTGACGATGAAGGCCACACACTTCCTCCACTAGCCAGGATAGCTGACACACAAAGTGGCAAAGAAATGTTGCTTGATCCAG AACAAAAAGCTGAATACTATAGAAGGATGCGAGATGATTTGAAGAAGGCTGACAAGGAAGACAAACTTATAGAACGTCAGCGGCttagagaaaaaagaatcaagCAGAAGATGAAATGGAAGGCTGGGAATGCGGAAGAGGACGACCAAGATGATATATCTGGGTCAGAAGGAGATGAAACTGTTGATAGACTGCATAAAAAGAGTAAAGTATACTTTGATAGTGACTCTGACGAGGGTGAAAGAAATGAAGTCACAGGAAATGCACGTACAAGTACTGGCGGGGTTACTTTGGAGGAGCAAGAAGCTCTGGCTTTGAAATTGTTAAATTCCATGCACTCATAG
- the LOC114402219 gene encoding uncharacterized protein LOC114402219 isoform X2 codes for MANKGGGSGIGSEEAKGPFDVFLCFNEAETRHSFTGTLYHALQSARFKTYMENGKLRRGDKIATAILTAMEASRISIVVFSPYFASSTCCLDQLVHIHRCMNTKNQLILPIFYDVDQSDVRDQLNTFGQAMLQHQHRFGKSSDKVLQWSSVLSHVANLTAFCFSSTGDQYEYQFVEEIVDWVTKTVPRNDVFLSFCGRDTRYSFTGFLYNALSRSGFKTYMNDDGDQISQSTIGKSRLSIIVFSKNYAHSSSCLDELLAILECMKMKNQLVWPIFYKVEPRDIRRQRNSYGEAMTEHENMLGKDSEKVQKWRSALFEAANLKGWTFETGYEYEVIEEIVERAIKI; via the exons ATGGCAAATAAGGGTGGCGGCAGTGGCATCGGCAGCGAGGAGGCCAAGGGGCCCTTCGATGTCTTCTTGTGTTTCAATGAGGCAGAGACACGCCACAGCTTCACAGGTACTCTCTATCACGCTTTACAGAGCGCCAGATTCAAGACTTACATGGAGAATGGCAAGTTGAGACGTGGCGACAAAATCGCAACCGCTATTCTCACTGCAATGGAAGCATCAAGGATTTCAATCGTCGTTTTCTCACCATACTTTGCCTCCTCCACCTGCTGCCTTGATCAACTTGTCCACATCCATCGCTGTATGAATACCAAAAACCAACTCATTTTGCCAATCTTTTACGACGTCGACCAGTCCGATGTAAGAGATCAGCTAAATACATTTGGCCAAGCCATGCTTCAACACCAACATCGTTTCGGAAAGAGCTCCGACAAAGTGCTCCAGTGGAGCTCAGTTTTGTCTCATGTCGCCAACTTGACCGCCTTCTGTTTCTCCAGTACTGG GGACCAATATGAATATCAATTTGTGGAAGAGATCGTGGATTGGGTCACCAAGACCGTTCCCCGCAATGATGTTTTTCTGAGTTTCTGTGGAAGAGATACTCGGTACTCCTTTACAGGTTTTCTCTACAATGCCTTGAGCCGGAGTGGTTTCAAAACCTACATGAATGATGATGGGGACCAGATTTCACAATCCACTATTGGAAAATCAAGGCTTTCAATCAttgtattttctaaaaattatgcACATTCCTCGTCGTGTCTTGATGAGCTTTTGGCAATCCTTGAATGCATGAAGATGAAAAACCAACTGGTTTGGCCCATATTTTACAAAGTGGAGCCCAGGGATATAAGGCGTCAAAGAAATAGTTATGGTGAAGCCATGACTGAACATGAAAATATGTTGGGTAAGGACTCTGAGAAGGTACAGAAATGGAGATCAGCTTTGTTTGAAGCCGCAAACTTGAAAGGATGGACCTTTGAAACCGG GTATGAATATGAAGTTATTGAAGAAATTGTGGAAAGggccattaaaatttaa